A window of Streptomyces caniferus contains these coding sequences:
- a CDS encoding beta-ketoacyl synthase N-terminal-like domain-containing protein codes for MNTDIPTTNPFDDAIVVTGIGAVLPTGRGPQALWSAWRDARPALSPYRDPYVRTRKITHFGHVPDELQEQSRESVPHKLRKFGTPFTFEAVLAAQDAMDAAGEGWQSIPEERRGLYVAQDDSTELSAAAFHKALDKARSDPSAQAGVDLQRLVAEAFGNAATFNPFTVIRALNNNTLALISIAQRFRGDCAAFVQDAGAALGALQRAAFTLRQGECDTALVVGAGSFNEPLKLAAQYRAGHLSAGGRGGAALRSFDAERDGTVLAEGAVALVLERAGDAARRGARPLVEILGATLRPAVEGGIGPSALAEGPRDLLAAHGLTPDTLGAVLADGKGTVRHDAAEAELLRALLKDSGVPVTSLRPVTGTLGAAGPLAELALAPALFEADELPPIAHLRTPPDDATDFVMGAPRKRRIDSVLSLHSTFNGFAGAVLAQRPHTS; via the coding sequence ATGAACACTGACATCCCGACGACCAACCCTTTCGACGACGCGATCGTGGTGACCGGCATCGGGGCGGTGCTGCCCACCGGGCGCGGCCCGCAGGCCCTGTGGTCGGCGTGGCGCGACGCCCGGCCGGCCCTGTCCCCCTACCGGGACCCCTACGTACGGACCCGGAAGATCACCCACTTCGGCCATGTCCCCGACGAACTCCAGGAGCAGAGCCGGGAGAGCGTTCCCCACAAACTGCGGAAGTTCGGCACCCCGTTCACCTTCGAGGCCGTACTTGCCGCGCAGGACGCCATGGACGCGGCGGGCGAGGGCTGGCAGTCGATCCCCGAGGAGCGGCGCGGGCTCTATGTCGCGCAGGACGACTCCACGGAGCTGAGCGCGGCGGCCTTCCACAAGGCGCTCGACAAGGCCCGCTCGGATCCGTCCGCCCAGGCGGGGGTGGATCTGCAGCGCCTGGTGGCGGAGGCGTTCGGCAACGCGGCCACCTTCAACCCGTTCACCGTCATCAGGGCGCTCAACAACAACACCCTCGCCCTGATCAGCATCGCCCAGCGGTTCCGCGGCGACTGCGCCGCGTTCGTCCAGGACGCGGGCGCCGCGCTCGGTGCCCTGCAGCGGGCCGCCTTCACCCTCCGCCAGGGAGAGTGCGACACCGCCCTGGTGGTCGGTGCCGGCAGTTTCAACGAGCCCCTGAAGCTGGCCGCGCAGTACCGGGCCGGGCATCTGAGTGCGGGCGGCCGCGGCGGCGCGGCGCTGCGCAGCTTCGATGCCGAGCGGGACGGCACGGTCCTGGCCGAGGGCGCGGTCGCGCTCGTGCTGGAGCGGGCCGGGGACGCCGCACGGCGCGGCGCACGGCCGCTGGTGGAGATCCTGGGCGCCACACTGCGGCCCGCGGTGGAGGGCGGTATCGGCCCCTCCGCCCTCGCCGAAGGGCCCCGCGATCTGCTGGCCGCCCACGGCCTGACGCCCGACACGCTGGGCGCGGTGCTCGCCGACGGCAAGGGCACGGTCCGCCACGACGCCGCCGAGGCCGAGCTGCTGCGGGCGCTGCTGAAGGACAGCGGGGTGCCGGTCACCTCGCTGCGCCCGGTCACCGGCACGCTCGGTGCCGCCGGGCCCCTGGCGGAACTCGCCCTCGCACCGGCCCTGTTCGAGGCCGACGAGCTGCCGCCGATCGCGCATCTGCGGACGCCGCCGGACGATGCCACCGACTTCGTGATGGGCGCGCCCAGGAAGCGGCGGATCGACTCCGTCCTGAGTCTGCACAGCACGTTCAACGGATTCGCCGGAGCCGTGCTCGCCCAGCGGCCGCACACGTCCTGA
- a CDS encoding acyl carrier protein: protein MQNPFEAEQIHEVVRAGLAQVLGSSPEDITPDATLVADLGAESLDLVEFRFEMETKLGVALPKSNVLDLLAKALGGSEQLYDDRGGISELAAEVLRRSAFGYSVEQVHAGMRPYEVAAAATSAHWAAFTHTLFDHLPEVCTECAADKAQIAVSGKAQCAGCGVALEPAAGDEVMADGVRTALEALGHAQPVG from the coding sequence ATGCAGAACCCCTTCGAGGCAGAGCAGATCCACGAGGTTGTGCGAGCGGGCCTGGCCCAGGTGCTGGGCAGCAGTCCCGAGGACATCACCCCGGATGCCACCCTGGTCGCCGACCTGGGGGCCGAATCGCTCGACCTGGTCGAATTCCGCTTCGAGATGGAGACCAAGCTCGGCGTGGCGCTGCCCAAGTCGAACGTGCTCGACCTGCTGGCGAAGGCACTCGGCGGTTCGGAGCAGCTCTACGACGATCGCGGCGGGATCTCCGAACTGGCCGCCGAGGTGCTGCGGCGCAGCGCGTTCGGCTACTCCGTGGAGCAGGTGCACGCCGGGATGCGCCCGTACGAGGTCGCCGCGGCGGCCACCAGCGCGCACTGGGCCGCCTTCACCCACACCCTCTTCGACCACCTCCCCGAGGTCTGCACCGAGTGCGCCGCCGACAAGGCGCAGATCGCCGTCTCCGGCAAGGCCCAGTGCGCCGGTTGCGGGGTCGCGCTGGAGCCGGCCGCGGGCGACGAGGTGATGGCCGACGGCGTCCGTACGGCGCTGGAGGCGCTGGGGCACGCGCAGCCCGTCGGCTGA
- a CDS encoding NAD(P)/FAD-dependent oxidoreductase: MREVVVVGAGLAGVRAGESLRAQGFAGRLTVVSDERELPYDRPPLTKQLLSGTMTEADVRLAGAEDLGARWVRGTAAVGLDRERRRVRLADGAELPYDGVVLAPGAKARAWSGAVPRAGVLTVRGLDDVRRLRAEVDGGAREVVIVGAGFVGVELASSLSGLGVRVTLVEPFGRPLRALGGTVSGVVAEAAGRAGVVLRLGTGVRGFRDDGGRVVAVELVDGSVLPTPLVVVAIGMVPATDWLAESGLALPSGRIHCDERLFARSGGGSGAPDPRVVVAGDAACCDAVRAADGPVALEHWSNAAAQGELAARNLLAGPAAAEPYDHVPSFWTTAFGLRIKSVGLPGTGDRTVAEAGDPAGGAVLEAHYRDGRLVGAVSVEQGRLLSAYARRLRGERMIASGTEPSGT, from the coding sequence TTGCGCGAGGTCGTGGTGGTGGGGGCGGGCCTGGCGGGGGTGCGGGCCGGTGAGTCGCTGCGGGCGCAGGGGTTCGCCGGCCGGCTGACGGTGGTGTCGGACGAGCGGGAACTGCCCTACGACCGGCCGCCGCTGACCAAGCAGTTGCTCTCGGGGACGATGACGGAGGCGGATGTCCGGCTGGCGGGCGCCGAGGATCTCGGCGCCCGCTGGGTACGGGGGACCGCGGCCGTCGGGCTCGACCGGGAGCGGCGCCGGGTGCGGCTGGCCGACGGTGCGGAGCTGCCGTACGACGGGGTGGTGCTGGCGCCCGGGGCCAAGGCCAGGGCGTGGTCCGGGGCTGTGCCGCGGGCCGGGGTGCTGACCGTGCGGGGTCTCGACGATGTCCGTCGATTACGTGCCGAAGTGGACGGTGGGGCCCGCGAGGTGGTCATCGTCGGTGCCGGGTTCGTCGGGGTGGAGCTGGCGTCCTCGCTGAGCGGGCTCGGGGTGCGGGTCACGCTGGTGGAGCCGTTCGGCCGGCCCCTGCGGGCGCTGGGCGGCACGGTGTCCGGGGTGGTGGCCGAGGCCGCGGGCCGTGCGGGGGTGGTGTTGCGGCTGGGGACCGGGGTGCGGGGTTTCCGGGACGACGGCGGGCGGGTCGTCGCCGTGGAGCTCGTCGACGGCAGTGTGCTGCCGACGCCGCTCGTGGTGGTGGCGATCGGGATGGTGCCGGCGACGGACTGGCTCGCGGAGTCGGGGCTGGCGTTGCCGTCCGGCCGGATCCACTGTGATGAGCGGCTGTTCGCCCGGTCCGGGGGCGGGTCGGGGGCGCCGGATCCGCGGGTGGTGGTGGCCGGGGACGCCGCGTGCTGCGATGCGGTACGGGCGGCGGACGGGCCGGTGGCGCTGGAGCACTGGAGCAATGCGGCCGCGCAGGGCGAGCTGGCCGCGCGCAATCTGTTGGCCGGTCCGGCGGCCGCCGAGCCGTATGACCATGTCCCCTCCTTCTGGACGACGGCGTTCGGGCTGCGGATCAAGTCGGTGGGGCTGCCGGGCACCGGTGACCGGACCGTCGCCGAGGCCGGGGATCCGGCCGGCGGCGCGGTGCTGGAGGCGCACTACCGTGACGGGCGGCTGGTCGGCGCGGTGAGTGTGGAGCAGGGGCGACTGCTGTCGGCGTATGCCCGTCGGCTGCGGGGCGAGCGGATGATCGCCAGTGGAACCGAACCCTCGGGTACGTGA
- a CDS encoding cytochrome P450 family protein, whose amino-acid sequence MTEVVDLAELAATAGLEQELDRLAKSHGIIRTRQLNQQETWTVLGASLTRELLSDPRLSNDVHTHAPHGALVPGMAVMLLEQDDPGHARNRRLVTAAFASRAVRELEPRIAEITRQLLDGLGESGTADFIEEFTYPMPLEVICELLGVPAEDRDPFRKWAMDISAAPSMEAMQTAAVELFGYCIGLIGAKRERPTEDLLGELIAARFEDGSALTDEELSSFAAVLLIAGHDTVTNLLANALHDLLAHPGQLAAVRRDPSLVGAVVEEALRFRGSAMTTVNRVAREDIEAGGVTIRKGELVRFLLNAANRDTEVRADPHSFDIGRATAQHLAFGLGPHFCLGQRLARQEATIALTEILRRFGTLELAVPAEEVRWLPSDAIRGLVELPLRYAR is encoded by the coding sequence ATGACCGAGGTAGTGGACCTGGCCGAGCTCGCCGCGACGGCGGGCCTGGAGCAGGAGCTCGACCGGCTCGCCAAGAGCCATGGCATCATCCGCACCCGCCAGCTGAATCAGCAGGAGACCTGGACGGTGCTCGGGGCGTCGCTGACGCGCGAGCTGTTGAGCGATCCCCGGCTGTCCAACGATGTACACACCCATGCGCCGCACGGGGCGCTGGTCCCGGGGATGGCCGTGATGCTCCTGGAGCAGGACGACCCCGGCCATGCGCGGAACCGCCGGCTGGTGACCGCGGCCTTCGCCTCGCGGGCGGTACGGGAGCTGGAGCCGCGGATCGCGGAGATCACCCGGCAGCTGTTGGACGGGCTGGGGGAGAGCGGTACGGCGGACTTCATCGAGGAGTTCACGTATCCGATGCCGCTGGAGGTGATCTGTGAGCTGCTGGGGGTGCCGGCAGAGGACCGGGACCCGTTCCGCAAGTGGGCGATGGACATCTCCGCCGCGCCCTCCATGGAGGCGATGCAGACGGCCGCCGTGGAGCTGTTCGGCTACTGCATCGGTCTGATCGGCGCCAAACGGGAACGGCCCACCGAGGATCTGCTCGGCGAGCTGATCGCCGCCCGGTTCGAGGACGGGAGTGCGCTGACCGACGAGGAACTGTCGTCGTTCGCCGCGGTGTTGCTGATCGCCGGCCATGACACGGTCACCAATCTGCTGGCCAATGCGCTGCACGATCTGCTGGCCCACCCCGGGCAGCTGGCCGCGGTGCGCCGCGATCCGTCGCTGGTCGGCGCGGTGGTGGAAGAGGCGCTGCGGTTCCGGGGCTCCGCGATGACGACGGTCAACCGGGTGGCGCGGGAGGACATCGAGGCCGGGGGAGTGACGATCCGTAAGGGGGAGCTGGTCCGGTTCCTGCTGAACGCGGCGAACCGCGACACCGAGGTGCGGGCCGATCCGCACTCCTTCGACATCGGCCGGGCGACCGCGCAGCATCTCGCGTTCGGCCTGGGGCCGCACTTCTGTCTGGGGCAGCGGCTGGCCCGCCAGGAGGCGACGATCGCGCTGACCGAGATTCTGCGGCGCTTCGGCACGCTCGAACTCGCGGTGCCGGCCGAAGAGGTGCGCTGGCTGCCGTCGGACGCGATCCGCGGGCTGGTCGAGCTGCCGCTCCGGTATGCGCGCTGA
- a CDS encoding TetR/AcrR family transcriptional regulator: protein MSEEKEPGAGKASTLTRQGSIRRTSLLDAAETVLVASGADASLRAIAGEAGVRVGHLQHYFPTRADLIKAVLERALDRSLERLAETTGLRMVRDDPSAVGTPEGAADPDEVVAVVLAEQEDPRLVRLYVEVWALAARDDEIATVVREFYRKYVAHVEAFVQQGRPDWPDELCRARAETFVALVEGAALMRSGIAGSRSAAMDAQLARCAVQLLRD, encoded by the coding sequence ATGAGCGAGGAGAAGGAGCCGGGCGCGGGCAAGGCCTCGACGCTGACACGGCAGGGGAGCATCCGGCGGACGAGTCTGCTGGACGCGGCCGAGACCGTGCTGGTGGCCAGCGGGGCGGACGCCTCGCTGCGGGCCATCGCCGGTGAGGCCGGAGTGCGGGTCGGCCATCTGCAGCACTACTTCCCCACCCGGGCCGACTTGATCAAGGCGGTGCTGGAGCGGGCGCTGGACCGGTCGCTGGAGCGGCTGGCCGAGACGACGGGGCTGCGGATGGTGCGCGACGATCCGTCGGCCGTCGGGACCCCCGAGGGGGCGGCGGACCCCGACGAGGTGGTGGCGGTGGTCCTCGCCGAGCAGGAGGACCCGCGGCTGGTGCGGCTCTATGTCGAGGTGTGGGCGCTGGCGGCCCGGGACGACGAGATCGCCACGGTGGTCCGGGAGTTCTACCGGAAGTACGTCGCGCACGTGGAGGCATTCGTCCAGCAGGGGCGGCCGGACTGGCCGGACGAGCTCTGCCGGGCCCGGGCCGAGACCTTTGTCGCGCTGGTCGAGGGGGCGGCCCTGATGCGGTCGGGTATCGCCGGCAGCCGGTCGGCCGCGATGGACGCGCAGCTCGCGCGCTGTGCCGTGCAGTTGCTCCGGGACTGA
- a CDS encoding beta-ketoacyl-[acyl-carrier-protein] synthase family protein, translating to MNPHIPTGDGQEVVVTGIGLVAGRLTDPEALFDHLAQGHTLITEHPLHKEWGVPCAVSAHIDPRVRAALEDAVPEEAGALGPAGVLAWHAAAQAWERSGLPRRLDTERGGVFLACNRMVMEPAELDGLARHVDFEAGALDLDGYLDAGGTDPEHYERIQPDTATVRLADYFGAAGVLETHADACAAGGMAIGSAYRYIRSGALDVALAGGAESLTTLTSVTAFYGVGALAPYDGRDAGRISRPFDKDRSGFVIGDGAAFLVLESRAHAEARGARVLARIAGYAGVTEAVKMTSSSRDGSDYAQCMRAALADAGLTPGDIDHVNAHGTSTEANDTCEAAALHTVFGERAAGIPVTGNKSAMGHSLANSGAAEAVLSVLSLQRQSVLPTLNFAEPDEVTRGLDIVTEQRRTPVTAVLSNSFGFGGQNCSLILAQAG from the coding sequence GTGAACCCCCACATACCCACCGGGGACGGGCAGGAGGTCGTGGTGACCGGCATCGGCCTGGTCGCCGGCCGGCTGACCGACCCCGAGGCGCTGTTCGACCATCTCGCCCAGGGGCACACGCTCATCACCGAGCACCCCCTCCACAAGGAATGGGGCGTGCCCTGCGCCGTCTCGGCGCATATCGACCCCCGGGTCAGGGCGGCCCTGGAGGACGCGGTGCCGGAGGAGGCCGGGGCCCTCGGGCCGGCCGGTGTCCTCGCCTGGCACGCCGCTGCCCAGGCATGGGAGCGCAGCGGGCTGCCGCGGCGGCTCGACACCGAGCGGGGCGGCGTCTTCCTCGCCTGCAACCGGATGGTCATGGAGCCGGCCGAACTCGACGGCCTGGCCCGCCATGTGGACTTCGAGGCCGGCGCACTGGACCTGGACGGCTATCTGGACGCGGGCGGGACCGACCCGGAGCACTACGAGCGGATCCAGCCGGACACCGCCACCGTGCGGCTCGCCGACTACTTCGGCGCGGCCGGTGTCCTGGAGACGCACGCGGACGCCTGCGCCGCGGGCGGGATGGCGATCGGCAGTGCCTACCGCTACATCCGCAGCGGGGCGCTCGACGTGGCGCTCGCGGGCGGCGCCGAGAGCCTGACGACGCTGACCTCCGTCACCGCCTTCTACGGGGTGGGCGCGCTCGCCCCGTACGACGGGCGGGACGCCGGGCGGATCAGCCGGCCCTTCGACAAGGACCGCTCGGGGTTCGTCATCGGCGACGGCGCCGCGTTCCTGGTGCTGGAGTCGCGGGCGCACGCCGAGGCCCGCGGCGCCCGCGTCCTGGCCCGGATCGCCGGTTACGCGGGGGTGACCGAGGCGGTGAAGATGACGTCCAGTTCGCGGGACGGCTCGGACTACGCGCAGTGCATGCGGGCCGCCCTCGCCGACGCCGGACTCACCCCGGGCGACATCGACCACGTCAATGCGCACGGCACCTCGACCGAGGCCAACGACACCTGTGAGGCCGCGGCCCTGCACACCGTGTTCGGGGAGCGGGCCGCCGGCATCCCGGTCACCGGCAACAAGTCCGCCATGGGCCACTCGCTGGCCAACAGCGGTGCGGCCGAAGCGGTGCTCTCGGTGCTCAGCCTGCAGCGGCAGTCCGTACTGCCGACGCTCAATTTCGCCGAACCCGACGAGGTGACGCGCGGACTGGACATCGTCACCGAGCAGCGCCGTACGCCGGTGACCGCCGTGCTCTCGAACTCCTTCGGCTTCGGCGGCCAGAACTGTTCCCTGATCCTGGCCCAGGCGGGGTGA
- a CDS encoding beta-ketoacyl-[acyl-carrier-protein] synthase family protein, with translation MTRRVVVTGLGAVCGLGLDWQTMWEGLCAGRSAIRAWRLPGIEDFPVRYAAPVDDEAFARCHGADADPDRPMERRMRFGLAAAGQALADAGIDTGTGLGTGTGRGSGDGRLPGRVGTAVGSGVPERDPYELLHALDEDGAPSWQTLYARRAELDRASGLFCTNDALATGIAARHRLRGPALNFSTACAGATHAIGHGFRMIRRGEVDAMLVGGADSVLNLPTMTGLHLLGAPSTSELFGDRLCRAFDRDRSGLVAAEGAAMLVLESEESARRRGAQIYAEVAGFGSSLDAYQVTAPHPEGKGAALAMGRALADGAVEPGEVDCVNAHGTSTPLNDPIETRAIKDVFAGGGHYRKLAVTANKTMLGHLIAAAGAPELIATVLSVRDGIVPPTLNLENPDPACDLDYVPDKARHQEVSVAVSNSFGFGGLNASLVVRGYEH, from the coding sequence ATGACCCGGCGCGTCGTGGTGACCGGACTGGGCGCCGTCTGCGGACTGGGGCTCGACTGGCAGACCATGTGGGAGGGGCTGTGCGCGGGCCGCTCGGCGATCCGTGCCTGGCGGCTGCCCGGTATCGAGGACTTCCCGGTGCGCTATGCGGCGCCGGTCGACGACGAGGCGTTCGCGCGGTGCCACGGGGCCGACGCCGATCCGGACCGGCCGATGGAGCGGCGGATGCGGTTCGGTCTGGCGGCCGCGGGGCAGGCGCTCGCGGACGCCGGTATCGACACCGGCACGGGCCTCGGTACCGGCACGGGCAGGGGCAGCGGCGACGGACGGCTGCCGGGGCGCGTCGGCACGGCCGTCGGCTCGGGCGTACCGGAGCGGGATCCCTACGAACTCCTGCACGCCCTCGACGAGGACGGCGCACCGAGCTGGCAGACGCTCTACGCCCGGCGTGCCGAACTGGACCGCGCCAGCGGCCTGTTCTGCACCAATGACGCGCTGGCCACCGGGATCGCCGCCCGCCACCGGTTGCGCGGGCCGGCGCTCAACTTCAGCACCGCCTGCGCCGGGGCCACTCATGCCATCGGCCACGGCTTCCGGATGATCCGGCGCGGTGAGGTGGACGCGATGCTGGTGGGCGGCGCCGACTCGGTGCTGAACCTGCCCACCATGACCGGTCTGCACCTGCTCGGTGCGCCGTCGACGTCGGAGCTGTTCGGGGACCGGCTGTGCCGGGCCTTCGACCGGGACCGCAGCGGTCTGGTGGCCGCGGAGGGCGCGGCGATGCTGGTGCTGGAGAGCGAGGAGAGTGCCCGGCGGCGCGGTGCGCAGATCTACGCCGAGGTGGCCGGGTTCGGCAGCTCCCTCGACGCGTACCAGGTCACCGCACCGCACCCGGAGGGCAAGGGCGCCGCGCTGGCGATGGGCCGGGCGCTCGCCGACGGGGCGGTGGAGCCCGGCGAGGTGGACTGCGTCAATGCGCACGGCACCTCCACTCCGCTCAACGACCCGATCGAGACCCGTGCGATCAAGGACGTCTTCGCCGGGGGCGGGCACTACCGGAAGCTGGCGGTCACGGCCAACAAGACCATGCTCGGCCACCTCATCGCCGCCGCCGGCGCGCCCGAGCTGATCGCCACCGTGCTGTCCGTACGGGACGGCATCGTGCCCCCGACGCTGAATCTGGAGAACCCGGATCCGGCCTGCGATCTCGACTACGTCCCTGACAAGGCCCGGCACCAGGAGGTGTCGGTGGCAGTGAGCAATTCCTTCGGCTTCGGCGGACTCAACGCCAGTCTGGTGGTGCGTGGCTATGAACACTGA
- a CDS encoding ferredoxin: MKITVDHGLCDGLGQCALVAPEVFALDDEERLVVAPEAARGSAGKVAAAARACPVRAISVEGS; encoded by the coding sequence ATGAAGATCACGGTAGATCACGGGCTGTGCGACGGGCTCGGGCAATGCGCCCTGGTGGCGCCCGAGGTGTTCGCGCTGGACGACGAGGAGCGGCTGGTGGTCGCGCCGGAGGCGGCGCGGGGGTCGGCGGGCAAGGTCGCGGCCGCGGCACGGGCGTGTCCGGTGCGCGCCATCTCGGTCGAGGGGTCCTGA
- a CDS encoding saccharopine dehydrogenase gives MDDDIQLDVTGPVLVVGGYGTVGGDLTRLAAPSWPLLLTGRTPERGRALADEVGASVQRWDLSDPEPFTAKVRAVISTVNDPDDRVLLAALRGGVPYVDITRWTARLQRATAVAAVTPPTAPVLLSSSWMGGVTGLVTAALAYELGGAAAVEIAIRYDLKDRAGTDSVEFMDRLGLDYEVTEGGRRRMIMPLSGAGTVTIGGHRTKVARIDTPEQFTLPLVLGVDTAITRIGFSANSSTSTLLALRRTGFFRWGRGDRFESTRRSMLYSPGEGGSALLRIDVRGRDGERRTATVTDPAGQAHLTALGGLLGLRRVLGEDGAEAPRGVVFPEMTPLPQDVVSAVEKAGVRVEVA, from the coding sequence GTGGACGATGACATCCAGCTTGATGTGACAGGCCCGGTGCTCGTAGTGGGCGGCTATGGCACCGTCGGCGGAGATCTGACCCGGCTCGCCGCTCCTTCGTGGCCGCTGCTGCTGACCGGACGTACCCCGGAGCGCGGACGTGCGCTCGCCGATGAGGTGGGGGCGTCGGTGCAGCGCTGGGATCTGAGTGATCCGGAGCCTTTCACGGCGAAGGTCCGCGCGGTGATCAGTACGGTGAACGACCCCGATGACCGGGTGCTGCTGGCGGCGCTGCGCGGCGGTGTCCCGTACGTGGACATCACGCGGTGGACGGCGCGGCTGCAGCGGGCCACCGCGGTGGCGGCCGTGACGCCGCCCACGGCGCCGGTGCTGCTGTCGTCCAGCTGGATGGGCGGGGTGACCGGGCTGGTCACCGCGGCGCTGGCGTACGAGCTCGGTGGGGCGGCCGCGGTGGAGATCGCCATCCGGTACGACCTCAAGGACCGGGCGGGCACCGACTCGGTGGAGTTCATGGACCGGCTGGGGCTGGACTACGAGGTGACCGAGGGCGGCCGGCGGCGGATGATCATGCCGCTGAGCGGAGCCGGGACGGTCACCATCGGCGGGCACCGGACCAAGGTGGCGCGGATCGATACGCCGGAGCAGTTCACCCTGCCGCTGGTGCTCGGAGTGGACACCGCGATCACCCGGATCGGCTTCAGCGCCAACTCCTCGACGTCCACGCTGCTGGCGCTCAGGCGGACCGGCTTCTTCCGGTGGGGGCGCGGGGACCGGTTCGAGTCCACGCGGCGGTCGATGCTGTACTCGCCGGGCGAGGGCGGCAGCGCCCTGCTGCGGATCGATGTGCGGGGCCGCGACGGGGAACGTCGTACGGCGACCGTCACCGATCCGGCCGGGCAGGCCCACCTCACCGCGCTGGGCGGGCTGTTGGGGCTGCGCCGGGTGCTGGGCGAGGACGGTGCCGAGGCGCCTCGTGGGGTGGTCTTCCCCGAGATGACGCCGCTTCCGCAGGATGTCGTCTCCGCAGTGGAGAAGGCGGGCGTCAGGGTCGAGGTGGCATGA
- a CDS encoding beta-ketoacyl synthase N-terminal-like domain-containing protein, translating to MTHLDAVRLTAPGLYTAAGADPAAVWEALVAGKDTSRPYEALAGTWPGADAVFLVDDPDAAALGVHRRVLRTSEKQARMALYGARLSLAGRGPVGGERWGLYLGLPTVDEELLRFTALDGLRQAAGSPDRVAALFAREVPPFSGLSHLNSTAAAHISAAFGLTGAMAAYSPYADAGLEALIDGVLSVAEGENEAAVVGAVSPKIHPLLFPQYEELGWNGATPGEGAAFLLAAGARDVPVQDAPDHGGSPSARLAGYGRAFGADGDERTAAITGAVRTALEMARTDADGIGWLLPDAVWTAEGERAQRAALDEVFADAVERPAVIGTERATGVLGPAHPLAHVLLALHGLAGGRRLAAAGGAVREEALPTPRALVLACGARGQVCAVVLEGVGT from the coding sequence ATGACGCATCTCGATGCGGTGCGGCTGACCGCACCCGGCTTATACACGGCGGCCGGAGCGGATCCGGCTGCCGTGTGGGAGGCCCTGGTGGCCGGCAAGGACACCAGCCGGCCGTACGAAGCACTGGCGGGGACATGGCCCGGGGCGGACGCCGTCTTCCTCGTCGACGACCCCGATGCCGCCGCGCTGGGCGTGCACCGGCGGGTGCTGCGCACCTCGGAGAAGCAGGCCCGGATGGCGTTGTACGGCGCCCGGCTGTCGCTGGCCGGACGCGGTCCGGTGGGCGGCGAGCGCTGGGGGCTCTACCTCGGACTGCCCACGGTGGACGAGGAGTTGCTGCGGTTCACGGCGCTCGACGGGCTGCGGCAGGCCGCCGGCTCGCCGGACCGGGTGGCGGCGCTCTTCGCCCGGGAGGTCCCGCCGTTCAGCGGACTGTCCCACCTCAACAGCACCGCCGCCGCCCATATCTCGGCCGCCTTCGGGCTGACCGGGGCCATGGCCGCGTACTCGCCGTACGCCGATGCGGGGCTGGAGGCCCTGATCGACGGGGTGCTCTCGGTCGCCGAGGGGGAGAACGAGGCGGCCGTCGTCGGAGCGGTCAGCCCCAAGATCCACCCGCTGCTGTTCCCGCAGTACGAGGAGCTGGGCTGGAACGGCGCCACGCCCGGTGAGGGCGCGGCCTTCCTCCTCGCGGCAGGTGCCCGTGACGTCCCCGTACAGGACGCACCGGATCACGGAGGGTCGCCCTCGGCCCGACTGGCCGGCTACGGGCGGGCGTTCGGCGCCGACGGCGACGAGCGGACCGCGGCGATCACCGGGGCCGTGCGCACGGCGCTGGAGATGGCCCGGACCGACGCCGACGGCATCGGCTGGCTGCTGCCCGACGCCGTGTGGACGGCGGAGGGCGAACGGGCCCAGCGGGCCGCGCTCGACGAGGTCTTCGCGGATGCCGTCGAGCGACCCGCGGTGATCGGCACCGAGCGGGCCACCGGCGTGCTCGGCCCCGCCCACCCACTGGCCCATGTCCTGCTCGCCCTGCACGGGCTGGCCGGCGGCCGGCGCCTGGCGGCCGCCGGAGGTGCGGTGCGGGAGGAGGCACTGCCGACCCCCCGGGCGCTGGTGCTCGCCTGTGGCGCGCGCGGTCAGGTGTGCGCCGTCGTACTGGAAGGAGTCGGGACATGA